A genome region from Archaeoglobus fulgidus DSM 4304 includes the following:
- a CDS encoding helix-turn-helix domain-containing protein, with protein MIYRLAECIARGEDFGSCLQKLLDERGMHPSEFAKRANIPLSSLYKILKGSKPRYDNITRIFSALYEKKGFVALIAARYVLEELKFGEKVRVYPVSTLEDAIVAVVRAEKDGARAIVCAPILSSLAEKVVDVPVITIKPGKSVIEAVEAAMKLI; from the coding sequence ATGATATACCGCCTTGCCGAATGCATTGCGAGGGGAGAAGATTTCGGAAGTTGCCTCCAGAAATTGCTCGATGAGAGGGGAATGCATCCCTCCGAATTTGCAAAGAGGGCGAACATCCCTTTATCCTCTCTCTACAAGATTTTAAAGGGGAGCAAGCCCAGATACGACAACATAACAAGGATTTTTTCGGCACTTTACGAAAAAAAGGGGTTTGTGGCGTTGATCGCAGCAAGATACGTTTTAGAAGAACTTAAATTCGGGGAAAAAGTCAGGGTTTATCCCGTTTCGACTCTTGAGGATGCAATAGTTGCCGTTGTGAGGGCCGAGAAGGATGGTGCGAGGGCGATAGTCTGCGCCCCCATACTCAGTAGCCTCGCAGAAAAAGTTGTTGACGTGCCTGTGATAACAATTAAGCCCGGAAAAAGCGTAATTGAGGCTGTAGAGGCAGCCATGAAGCTAATATAG
- a CDS encoding DUF2080 family transposase-associated protein has translation MRRVEVKKGDFVLKEEVEVVFEKRVTPFGNSAKVDVPKRYIGWRAYVIVVRD, from the coding sequence ATGAGGAGGGTTGAAGTGAAGAAGGGAGATTTTGTTCTGAAAGAGGAGGTTGAGGTTGTTTTCGAGAAGAGAGTCACGCCTTTCGGTAATTCAGCAAAGGTTGATGTGCCCAAGAGGTATATTGGGTGGAGAGCGTATGTGATTGTTGTCAGGGATTAA
- a CDS encoding dihydrodipicolinate reductase, with protein MDAVIYGFGPIGRLIAECCAKRGINVVGAVDINPELKGRKLSEFGIQSDGVISDRLEFEGDVAFLCTGSYLDRVYPQIEECLRKGFNVISTCETLSYPGYRYPELAEKINSLAVENGKTVLGTGINPGFLLDALVVFLSAPFTEVERIKAVRCIDTLKRREPFQKKVGIGLKLEDAEEKLEKGEITGHVGYAESVLLISEALNFSPDEVREGQKFVHDSGEVLGAIGYGSALKNGEEKIRIEFHAYANAEEYERIEIYGDNSIIWTSTGTKGDLGTASVAVNLAEAVVKSEAGLKTMVDLIPFRGKIR; from the coding sequence ATGGACGCTGTAATCTATGGCTTCGGGCCGATAGGAAGGCTGATTGCTGAATGCTGTGCCAAGAGAGGAATAAACGTCGTTGGAGCTGTTGACATCAATCCAGAGCTGAAGGGGAGGAAGTTGAGTGAATTCGGAATTCAGTCTGACGGCGTAATCAGCGACAGGCTGGAATTTGAAGGAGACGTTGCCTTCCTCTGCACTGGCTCCTACCTCGACAGAGTTTATCCCCAAATCGAGGAGTGCCTGAGAAAAGGATTCAACGTTATAAGCACCTGCGAAACCCTCAGCTATCCCGGCTATCGCTATCCTGAGCTTGCTGAAAAAATCAACAGCCTTGCGGTCGAGAATGGAAAAACTGTCCTTGGAACGGGCATAAACCCCGGCTTCCTCCTTGATGCGCTGGTGGTTTTCCTCTCCGCCCCCTTCACGGAAGTTGAGAGGATAAAGGCTGTAAGGTGCATTGATACGTTGAAGAGGAGAGAGCCCTTCCAGAAGAAGGTGGGAATTGGCCTGAAACTTGAGGATGCAGAGGAGAAGCTTGAGAAGGGGGAGATTACCGGGCATGTTGGCTATGCGGAGTCTGTGCTTCTAATCAGTGAGGCCCTTAACTTCTCTCCTGACGAGGTAAGGGAGGGGCAGAAATTTGTGCATGATAGCGGAGAGGTTCTTGGAGCCATAGGCTACGGAAGTGCTTTGAAAAATGGGGAGGAGAAGATAAGGATTGAATTCCACGCCTACGCCAATGCAGAAGAATACGAGAGAATTGAAATTTATGGCGACAATAGCATCATCTGGACGTCAACGGGAACAAAGGGCGACCTTGGAACAGCTTCAGTTGCAGTCAACCTTGCAGAGGCTGTTGTTAAAAGCGAGGCAGGCCTCAAAACAATGGTTGACCTGATACCCTTCAGGGGAAAAATAAGGTAA
- a CDS encoding ABC transporter permease, whose product MRLKGAFVLIFSWYLISALTDLPHPHEVAEVFFTLLVNPEPVLGKTLVQHAVASLFRVLAASFLAFSIAVPLGIISGWNRTLMEFIAPAVEALRPIPPLAWIPLAYIIFAPLPNTVEVSQIFIVFVGAFFPCFISVFDYARNVPEELLEMAEVFKAPERLIITDIVVPHSLQGIMSGVRIGLGVGWMSIIAAEMIATSGEGLGYFIMVMYNVGGRTAEIVAGMAMIGIIGYMMNWLLLRAERWVMPWR is encoded by the coding sequence ATGAGGCTGAAGGGAGCGTTTGTACTCATTTTTTCCTGGTATCTGATTTCCGCCCTAACCGACCTCCCCCACCCCCACGAGGTTGCGGAGGTTTTTTTCACGCTGCTTGTTAACCCAGAGCCGGTTCTTGGCAAGACCCTCGTTCAGCACGCTGTTGCGAGTCTTTTCAGAGTTCTTGCGGCCTCTTTTCTTGCCTTCTCTATTGCAGTACCTCTCGGAATAATTTCGGGGTGGAACAGAACGCTTATGGAGTTTATTGCACCCGCAGTTGAGGCTTTGCGCCCCATACCCCCCTTGGCTTGGATTCCGCTCGCCTACATAATCTTTGCTCCACTGCCCAATACCGTTGAAGTTTCCCAGATTTTCATAGTCTTTGTTGGAGCTTTCTTCCCCTGCTTCATCTCCGTTTTTGACTACGCAAGAAATGTCCCGGAGGAGCTTTTGGAGATGGCCGAGGTCTTCAAGGCTCCTGAAAGGCTAATAATCACGGACATAGTCGTACCACACTCCCTGCAGGGGATTATGAGCGGTGTCAGAATTGGTCTCGGTGTGGGATGGATGAGCATCATTGCAGCAGAGATGATTGCTACCTCCGGAGAGGGCTTGGGTTACTTCATTATGGTAATGTACAATGTTGGCGGGAGGACTGCTGAAATTGTTGCGGGCATGGCGATGATTGGAATTATTGGGTACATGATGAACTGGCTGCTTCTGAGGGCTGAGAGGTGGGTGATGCCGTGGCGCTAA
- a CDS encoding ABC transporter ATP-binding protein, with product MGDAVALIVEGLKKSYGNLRVLDGVTFSVEKGEFVCLIGESGCGKTTILKIIAGLEKPDGGRVEFAGGARMGFVFQDDRLLPWKTVYGNILFALRASGIEDGGVVREIIDAVGLRGFENYYPKQLSGGMRQRVGIARALAVNPDLLLMDEPFASLDARTRERMQEELLRIVEGKTVVFVTHSIDEAVYLADRVVVLSPRPSRVLRIVEVDIEKPRDRNSEEFIEKRKEIYSALKP from the coding sequence GTGGGTGATGCCGTGGCGCTAATTGTAGAGGGGCTGAAGAAAAGCTACGGAAATCTGAGGGTTCTTGACGGGGTGACTTTCAGCGTTGAGAAGGGGGAGTTTGTCTGCCTTATTGGGGAGAGTGGGTGTGGCAAAACGACAATTCTCAAGATTATAGCGGGTCTTGAGAAGCCGGATGGGGGGAGGGTGGAGTTTGCAGGTGGAGCGAGAATGGGCTTCGTTTTTCAGGACGACAGGCTTCTGCCGTGGAAAACAGTTTACGGAAACATTCTCTTCGCCCTGAGAGCTTCGGGGATTGAGGATGGTGGAGTTGTGAGAGAGATTATAGATGCCGTGGGGCTGAGGGGGTTTGAGAACTACTACCCAAAGCAGCTCAGTGGAGGAATGAGGCAGAGAGTGGGGATTGCGAGGGCTTTAGCAGTGAATCCCGACCTTCTGCTCATGGACGAGCCCTTTGCCAGCCTCGACGCGAGAACGAGGGAGAGGATGCAGGAGGAACTTCTCAGAATTGTTGAGGGAAAAACGGTCGTTTTTGTTACCCACAGCATTGATGAGGCTGTTTATCTGGCTGACAGAGTGGTTGTGCTCTCCCCGAGACCTTCAAGAGTCCTGAGAATCGTTGAGGTTGACATTGAAAAGCCGAGGGACAGAAACTCGGAGGAGTTTATTGAGAAGAGGAAAGAAATTTACAGCGCTCTCAAACCTTAG
- a CDS encoding ABC transporter substrate-binding protein, with the protein MKRLLILLLASAIMLSGCSQVEDKKVKVVTMSPRDMVEQLKLGEIDAFVAWEPFVSEAVVKGYGKIITTSADIWPNHPCCVVATAEKDDRAVVTAIVWAHVKATRFINDPENREKVLQYAMEFTGKSKEVVEEALTRIKFIEYPDEGEFVKYYENLKKGGYLKKDVGELGYKSEDEFLRDFLYRDVYDYVVSKLAENESWIPEKVNRSVRMGYLTADLHQLAFYVAMKEGYYDQVGLKVEAKEFANGVVEMEGFKNGEIDAGYLGGAPATLKRVNDDVRISIIAGANSEGSAIVARSASSIEELAGKKVAIPGFGTVQDFLLRMAAEKAGLEITT; encoded by the coding sequence ATGAAGAGGTTGCTGATTCTGCTGCTAGCCTCGGCAATCATGCTTTCCGGATGCTCACAGGTTGAGGACAAGAAGGTGAAAGTGGTCACGATGTCTCCCAGGGATATGGTTGAGCAGCTGAAGCTCGGAGAAATTGACGCCTTCGTAGCCTGGGAGCCTTTCGTTAGTGAGGCGGTTGTTAAAGGATACGGTAAAATAATAACAACTTCTGCCGACATATGGCCGAATCATCCGTGCTGCGTCGTTGCAACTGCTGAAAAAGATGATAGGGCAGTAGTTACAGCAATCGTCTGGGCACATGTGAAGGCAACCAGGTTCATAAACGACCCTGAGAACAGGGAAAAGGTTTTACAGTACGCAATGGAGTTTACGGGAAAAAGCAAGGAGGTCGTGGAAGAAGCATTGACGAGAATCAAGTTCATCGAGTATCCTGATGAAGGGGAGTTCGTGAAGTACTACGAAAACCTCAAAAAGGGTGGTTACCTCAAGAAGGATGTTGGAGAGCTTGGTTACAAAAGTGAGGATGAGTTCCTCCGCGATTTTCTTTACAGGGATGTCTATGACTACGTTGTCAGCAAGCTTGCAGAAAACGAGAGCTGGATTCCGGAAAAGGTGAACAGGAGTGTGAGAATGGGGTATCTCACAGCTGACCTCCACCAGCTCGCCTTCTACGTGGCGATGAAGGAGGGCTACTACGACCAGGTGGGGCTGAAGGTTGAGGCAAAGGAGTTTGCCAACGGTGTTGTGGAGATGGAGGGATTCAAGAACGGGGAAATCGACGCGGGCTATCTTGGAGGGGCTCCTGCAACACTGAAGAGAGTAAACGATGACGTCAGAATTAGCATAATTGCGGGGGCGAACAGCGAGGGCTCGGCTATTGTTGCGAGGAGTGCCAGCAGCATAGAAGAGCTTGCAGGGAAGAAGGTTGCCATTCCGGGCTTTGGAACAGTTCAGGACTTTCTGCTCAGAATGGCAGCTGAAAAGGCGGGGCTGGAGATAACGACATGA
- a CDS encoding TRAP transporter permease, which translates to MGEAEVDVTELEKKFLHERDLKGRYALIVSAVAIVFSTFHVINGSFTGLLQHDIVKSVHLAFAIALAFLIYPLSKKRTETKIPFYDFILAAVGFYVAFYLAMNYKELLFRAAIGYTPFDFFIAVLAVIFVLEATRRVVNPALVVVAIIFILYAKFGASLPGVLSHPSYDWKQILEHLYYTKEGIFGTPIAVSSSFVVLFVIFGAFLERSGAGRFFIDLAYSLTGWMVGGPAKAAVVSSALMGTISGSSVANTVTTGAFTIPLMKRVGYKPEFAGAVEPAASTGGQIMPPIMGAAAFIMAEFVGMPYINIVYAAIIPAFLYFFGVFSAVDFEARKENLRGLSREELPSPLQVLKGGWYYLVPLFIIIYMLVSGYTPILAGVYSIYAVIAIMILKPLIMNYRKPAEQREPLGKVLKGSILNILSALEHGGRSATTVAMACASAGIIVGVVTLTGLGFKIAAAAIALSHGYLPIILALTMLVSLILGMGVPTTANYIITSTIAAPAIITFMAQGYGMPVREFLETYPELVLPAHMFVFYFGVAADLTPPVALAAYAGSAIAGGDPWKTGINAVKIGIGKYLVPYLFIFSPALLLIGVKTPADVFNLLILLATVMLGIMAINAGTIGCITKPLSKAYRLIAIAAGALLLFPDWTAKVVGLVVFTIIFLKQQYSLHNEVVE; encoded by the coding sequence ATGGGTGAGGCGGAGGTGGACGTGACAGAGCTTGAGAAGAAGTTCCTTCACGAGCGCGATTTGAAGGGGAGATATGCGTTGATAGTTTCTGCCGTGGCAATTGTATTCTCAACCTTTCACGTCATCAACGGCTCCTTTACCGGGTTGCTTCAGCACGACATCGTTAAATCTGTCCACCTCGCCTTTGCCATAGCCCTCGCCTTCCTGATTTACCCCCTCTCAAAGAAGAGAACTGAAACAAAGATCCCCTTTTACGATTTTATTCTCGCAGCGGTAGGATTCTATGTAGCATTTTATCTGGCGATGAACTACAAGGAACTGCTCTTCAGGGCTGCCATCGGCTACACTCCCTTCGATTTTTTCATAGCAGTTCTCGCTGTTATATTCGTCCTTGAGGCGACGAGGAGAGTGGTCAATCCTGCTCTCGTGGTTGTTGCGATAATCTTCATCCTCTACGCCAAGTTTGGTGCCTCGCTGCCGGGTGTTCTTTCCCACCCCTCCTACGACTGGAAGCAGATTCTTGAGCACCTCTACTACACCAAGGAAGGGATTTTTGGCACACCCATTGCCGTTTCTTCGAGCTTCGTAGTCCTTTTCGTTATTTTTGGCGCATTCCTTGAAAGGTCAGGGGCGGGTAGGTTCTTCATAGACCTCGCCTACTCCTTAACTGGCTGGATGGTTGGAGGGCCTGCGAAGGCTGCGGTTGTGTCGTCAGCCCTCATGGGAACGATTTCTGGAAGCTCCGTTGCCAACACGGTCACAACGGGGGCATTCACCATCCCGCTGATGAAGAGGGTTGGGTATAAGCCAGAGTTTGCAGGTGCGGTGGAGCCCGCTGCATCAACTGGAGGGCAAATAATGCCGCCCATCATGGGGGCTGCAGCCTTCATAATGGCCGAGTTCGTTGGAATGCCCTACATAAACATCGTTTATGCGGCAATCATCCCAGCCTTCCTCTACTTCTTTGGTGTTTTCTCTGCAGTGGACTTTGAGGCGAGAAAGGAGAACCTGAGGGGATTGAGCAGAGAAGAGCTCCCCTCACCCCTTCAGGTTTTGAAGGGGGGATGGTACTACCTCGTCCCACTCTTCATAATCATCTACATGCTGGTCAGCGGCTACACGCCAATTCTTGCTGGAGTTTACTCCATTTATGCGGTTATAGCCATAATGATTCTGAAACCGCTGATAATGAACTACAGAAAGCCTGCAGAGCAAAGGGAACCGCTTGGTAAAGTCCTGAAGGGTTCCATTCTCAACATCCTCTCAGCCTTAGAGCACGGTGGGAGGAGTGCAACAACCGTTGCGATGGCATGCGCTTCGGCAGGAATCATCGTGGGGGTTGTAACTCTAACTGGCTTGGGATTCAAAATCGCTGCTGCTGCCATAGCCCTCTCTCACGGCTACCTGCCCATAATACTTGCCCTAACAATGCTCGTCTCCCTAATTCTTGGAATGGGTGTGCCTACAACGGCAAACTACATCATCACCAGCACAATTGCCGCTCCAGCCATTATTACTTTCATGGCGCAGGGCTACGGGATGCCAGTGAGAGAGTTCCTCGAAACCTATCCAGAGCTTGTTCTCCCAGCCCACATGTTTGTTTTCTACTTTGGAGTAGCCGCCGACCTCACACCGCCAGTAGCCCTCGCAGCTTACGCCGGTTCCGCAATTGCTGGCGGTGATCCATGGAAAACGGGAATCAATGCCGTTAAAATAGGGATAGGGAAGTACCTCGTCCCCTACCTCTTCATCTTCTCTCCAGCTTTGCTGCTCATAGGCGTTAAAACTCCCGCTGACGTTTTTAATCTTCTAATTCTACTTGCTACGGTAATGCTTGGAATAATGGCGATAAATGCGGGCACCATAGGTTGCATAACCAAGCCTTTAAGCAAAGCTTACCGCCTTATTGCAATAGCTGCTGGGGCTTTGCTACTCTTCCCCGACTGGACTGCAAAGGTTGTGGGTTTAGTGGTTTTCACAATAATATTTTTAAAACAGCAATACAGTCTTCATAATGAGGTGGTAGAATGA
- a CDS encoding DUF1850 domain-containing protein — MGKLVATAAIIFAVSSIILLSLAHQNDYLLISGSESCILPAKNFSVSFIHSVELSKEVDFFYVQNGEIYLYKTLVRSAGWGLPSTENFTTTDEGFEYAIKRRIGVLRISTNPLNHYSLGVDGKSISLDKFGSSLEIKVVRISPLVAALQRWC; from the coding sequence ATGGGGAAGCTGGTTGCAACTGCTGCAATCATCTTTGCTGTTTCATCCATCATCCTTCTCTCTCTTGCCCACCAGAATGATTACCTCCTCATTTCCGGCAGCGAAAGCTGCATACTTCCAGCTAAAAACTTCTCTGTATCTTTTATCCACTCTGTGGAGCTTTCAAAGGAGGTTGATTTCTTCTATGTCCAGAATGGGGAAATTTACCTCTACAAAACTCTCGTCAGGTCTGCGGGCTGGGGGCTGCCCAGCACAGAGAATTTCACAACCACTGATGAGGGCTTTGAGTATGCGATTAAAAGACGCATTGGAGTGTTAAGAATCTCCACAAATCCTTTAAACCACTACAGCCTTGGGGTGGATGGGAAGAGCATTTCCCTTGACAAATTTGGCAGCTCTCTGGAAATAAAGGTCGTGAGAATTAGCCCCTTGGTGGCAGCGTTGCAGAGGTGGTGCTGA
- the speB gene encoding agmatinase, producing MHIDSYFSLSNCDAEEAEYLIYGIPYDATQSFKPGSRFAPNAIREASWNLESYSNLFDVELSLVKVGDAGNINCDGGFEQIVERTKEFLGEVEGFPVAIGGEHSISFAATSKFRKACFVVFDAHFDLRDEFDGDRFNHACTTRRIFESGMRVAIFGVRSGIKEEKRFAEENGIKYLHAWDFEVEKAVKMVEDFDKIYVSLDVDAFDPAFAPGVSTPEPFGLKPIDFIRFFAGIADRVVGFDVVEVVPDSNKVTQTLAAKIILEAIAAKVRCDIPK from the coding sequence ATGCACATCGATTCCTACTTTTCCCTTTCAAACTGCGATGCCGAGGAGGCTGAATACCTAATCTACGGTATCCCCTACGACGCAACTCAGTCGTTCAAGCCTGGCTCTCGCTTCGCTCCCAACGCGATAAGAGAGGCAAGCTGGAATCTGGAGTCCTATTCGAACCTTTTTGACGTGGAGCTTTCGCTGGTCAAAGTGGGCGATGCGGGCAACATAAACTGCGATGGCGGTTTTGAGCAGATTGTTGAGAGAACGAAGGAATTTCTTGGTGAAGTTGAGGGTTTTCCCGTAGCCATTGGTGGAGAGCACTCAATCAGCTTTGCAGCAACGAGCAAGTTCAGAAAAGCGTGCTTCGTCGTTTTCGATGCGCACTTTGATTTGAGAGACGAGTTCGATGGGGACAGGTTCAACCACGCCTGCACAACGCGGAGAATCTTTGAGAGCGGGATGCGGGTGGCAATTTTCGGCGTCAGGAGCGGTATTAAAGAGGAGAAGAGGTTTGCGGAGGAAAACGGAATAAAATACCTCCACGCGTGGGACTTTGAGGTCGAGAAGGCGGTTAAAATGGTGGAGGACTTTGACAAAATCTACGTTTCCCTTGACGTGGACGCTTTCGACCCCGCCTTCGCTCCCGGCGTTTCAACGCCTGAGCCTTTTGGTTTGAAGCCTATAGATTTTATTAGGTTTTTTGCAGGCATAGCAGACAGAGTTGTTGGTTTTGATGTTGTAGAGGTTGTTCCCGACTCGAACAAGGTTACTCAGACTCTCGCTGCGAAAATCATACTTGAGGCCATTGCGGCAAAGGTCAGGTGTGATATTCCGAAATAA
- a CDS encoding ISNCY-like element ISA1214-1 family transposase, with amino-acid sequence MNLGFRVTGKFVRELLDVLDEIAEEIRQEEKEKYPYTEWERKREVVKERLRKLPEYVREAISVITVQKRVGRPKKVDLEKRVMLFLFARLMDKSNRDIEELLELFEPLFGIKVSYKTIERLYSDEEVRMALHNLFILLLREEGVSGDFSGDGTGYSLTITKHYRSNPKRKGKDFRYVFRIIDIDTGMYVGFGYSDRSEKDAFEKALGMLKSMGVKVNSISLDKYYSSRKTLRLFDAETAVYVIPKRNLARIGFDWLRVIERIVEAPYRFLKRYFKRNLSEAGFSADKRRFGWLIRQRREDRREMALFAVGLWHNVFAVRVVR; translated from the coding sequence ATGAACCTTGGATTCAGAGTGACAGGGAAGTTTGTAAGGGAACTTCTGGATGTTTTGGATGAAATTGCAGAGGAGATAAGACAGGAGGAGAAGGAAAAGTATCCGTACACAGAATGGGAGAGGAAGAGAGAAGTTGTTAAGGAAAGGCTGAGAAAACTCCCTGAATACGTTAGAGAGGCTATTTCTGTGATAACCGTGCAAAAGAGGGTGGGAAGACCAAAGAAAGTTGATCTGGAGAAGAGAGTTATGCTCTTTCTGTTTGCAAGGCTGATGGACAAATCAAACAGAGATATTGAGGAGCTTTTAGAGCTGTTTGAACCTTTATTCGGGATAAAGGTTAGCTACAAAACGATAGAAAGATTATACTCGGATGAAGAAGTTAGAATGGCTTTACACAACCTCTTCATCCTTCTGCTTAGAGAGGAAGGAGTTTCAGGAGATTTTTCAGGAGATGGGACAGGATACAGCCTAACCATCACTAAGCACTATAGAAGCAATCCTAAAAGGAAAGGTAAAGACTTCAGATACGTTTTCAGGATAATTGACATCGATACGGGAATGTACGTTGGCTTTGGCTATTCTGACAGATCTGAGAAAGATGCCTTTGAGAAGGCTTTAGGAATGCTCAAAAGCATGGGGGTGAAGGTAAACTCGATTTCTCTGGATAAGTATTACAGCAGTAGGAAGACTCTGAGGCTGTTTGATGCTGAGACAGCTGTCTACGTCATTCCAAAGCGAAATCTTGCCAGAATAGGATTTGACTGGTTGAGGGTTATCGAGAGGATTGTTGAAGCTCCTTATAGGTTTCTGAAGAGGTACTTCAAGAGGAACTTAAGTGAGGCAGGATTTTCTGCTGATAAGAGGAGATTTGGATGGTTGATAAGGCAGAGGAGGGAGGACAGGAGAGAGATGGCTTTGTTTGCTGTTGGGCTGTGGCACAATGTGTTTGCTGTTAGGGTGGTGAGGTAA
- a CDS encoding TAXI family TRAP transporter solute-binding subunit, whose protein sequence is MKKIVAVLFLAALILGCAQQPSEEKTTTPAATTTVAEVREVTILTGGSAGTYYPIGGAMAQAITEFAPGIKATAVTSGASVVNARKVGAGEAEFGLMQNDVAYYAYNGIEMFKDNKIDKLRGVATLYPEIIQIVTLKESGIKTVYDLKGKKVAVGAPGSGTAVDALQILNAAGIDESNTDIRYLDFKEVADALKDRTIDAGFIVAGIPTSAVSDVAAVREVAIVEVPDEIYQKLKEQYPFYTQVTIPAGTYPGVDEDVKTVAVLAMLATNADLPEDLVYEVTKAIFEHRDILEAAHKRAADITLETALEGMPIPLHPGAEKYYKEKGLLQ, encoded by the coding sequence ATGAAAAAGATTGTGGCTGTTCTGTTTCTTGCAGCCCTGATTTTGGGATGCGCACAGCAGCCAAGTGAGGAGAAAACGACAACTCCGGCGGCAACAACTACGGTGGCTGAGGTGAGAGAGGTAACTATTCTTACAGGCGGTTCTGCGGGAACTTACTACCCAATCGGAGGAGCGATGGCCCAGGCCATAACTGAGTTCGCTCCCGGCATTAAGGCAACTGCTGTGACGAGCGGGGCCTCAGTCGTCAATGCGAGAAAGGTTGGAGCCGGTGAGGCTGAGTTTGGACTTATGCAGAACGATGTTGCCTACTACGCCTACAATGGAATCGAGATGTTCAAGGACAACAAGATTGACAAGCTGAGAGGCGTTGCAACACTCTACCCAGAAATCATCCAGATTGTGACGCTAAAGGAGAGCGGAATTAAGACCGTTTACGACCTGAAGGGCAAGAAGGTTGCTGTTGGTGCTCCCGGCTCTGGAACGGCAGTTGATGCACTGCAGATTCTGAATGCAGCAGGCATTGATGAGAGCAACACAGACATCAGGTATCTCGACTTCAAGGAGGTTGCCGATGCCCTCAAGGACAGAACCATTGATGCCGGATTCATCGTTGCGGGAATCCCAACCTCTGCCGTCAGCGATGTTGCTGCAGTCAGAGAGGTGGCGATTGTCGAAGTTCCGGACGAGATTTACCAGAAGCTGAAGGAGCAGTATCCCTTCTACACTCAGGTTACCATTCCAGCAGGAACCTATCCGGGTGTTGACGAGGACGTTAAGACTGTAGCAGTCCTTGCAATGCTCGCCACCAACGCTGATTTGCCAGAGGACCTCGTTTACGAGGTTACCAAGGCAATATTCGAGCACAGAGATATTCTTGAGGCTGCACACAAGAGGGCTGCAGACATAACACTCGAAACTGCCCTTGAGGGCATGCCAATCCCGCTGCATCCCGGAGCAGAGAAGTACTATAAAGAAAAGGGATTGCTCCAGTAA
- the eif5A gene encoding translation initiation factor IF-5A, with amino-acid sequence MKQQVEVRQLREGGYVVIDDEPCEILSISVSKPGKHGAAKARIDAIGIFDSQKRSIVQPVTAKIYVPIVERKRAQIISVTGNVAQLMDLETYETFELEVPEELKDKMEQGREVIYLESLGKRKIERMA; translated from the coding sequence ATGAAGCAGCAGGTCGAAGTGAGACAGCTCAGAGAGGGAGGTTATGTGGTTATTGATGATGAGCCTTGCGAAATCCTCAGCATCTCCGTCAGCAAGCCCGGAAAGCACGGTGCGGCTAAGGCGAGGATCGACGCCATAGGCATCTTTGATTCGCAGAAGAGGAGCATCGTGCAGCCGGTAACGGCAAAAATCTACGTGCCCATTGTGGAGAGAAAGAGGGCGCAGATAATCAGCGTTACGGGAAACGTTGCACAGCTCATGGACCTCGAAACCTATGAAACCTTTGAACTTGAGGTTCCCGAAGAACTCAAGGACAAAATGGAGCAGGGAAGAGAAGTCATTTACCTTGAATCTCTCGGAAAGAGAAAAATTGAAAGAATGGCTTAA